A single genomic interval of Asinibacterium sp. OR53 harbors:
- a CDS encoding HAD family phosphatase yields MQTKNIIFDFGGVFLNLDFSLTEKAFRNLSVPQFNAMFTQHHSHDLFLNLETGKISPQEFYDDFRKETGTNLTDEQIRDAWNALLLDFPQERVTWLEAIGKRYNVYLFSNTNQIHYDHFIADFSKNNNGRDFNSFFIKAYYSHELGLRKPDLESFEAIIKAEKLNPAETVFIDDTYKNIEGAQKTGLQTIHLAAPKTVLELGL; encoded by the coding sequence ATGCAAACGAAAAATATCATCTTCGACTTCGGCGGCGTTTTCCTCAACCTCGATTTCTCGCTGACAGAAAAAGCATTCAGGAACCTGAGCGTACCCCAATTCAACGCCATGTTCACCCAACACCATTCGCACGACCTGTTCCTGAACCTCGAAACCGGCAAAATTTCGCCACAGGAATTCTATGATGACTTCCGCAAAGAAACCGGCACCAACCTCACCGATGAACAAATTCGTGATGCCTGGAATGCACTGCTGCTCGATTTTCCGCAAGAACGCGTGACCTGGCTGGAAGCCATCGGCAAAAGATATAACGTCTACCTCTTTTCCAACACCAACCAGATCCATTACGATCATTTCATAGCCGATTTCAGTAAAAACAACAATGGGCGCGATTTCAACAGCTTCTTCATCAAAGCGTATTACTCGCATGAGCTGGGCCTCAGAAAACCTGATCTTGAATCTTTCGAAGCGATCATTAAAGCAGAAAAGCTGAACCCTGCTGAAACCGTTTTTATAGACGATACCTACAAAAACATAGAAGGGGCACAAAAAACGGGTCTGCAAACCATTCACTTGGCGGCGCCTAAAACTGTGCTGGAACTGGGACTATAA
- a CDS encoding HEPN-associated N-terminal domain-containing protein yields MSGVDQEQQDLWTRGLSGLKDTFVCSSHIHESAIINFIKRNSKKGNCSYCKRSKNVIPFERLMFFMMEGIMNFYEDAAEFMSYDSSEGGYLGETYTQWELINDEIALEIDNYQLNEDIIDCIDDRAWSEPNRYYDSDSEILVYHCDYFKDVTKHKSRYLFGRSDNFKSFSYNQNAYDILDEIGSKVKEFGLIKHISQKVELFRCRQHSKTEKIFTASQIASPPDEYALYPNRMSPAGISMFYCAFNSDTAIAETLDTSNKDKDHFTVVTFKPERVLSVIDFSDLPVPPSIFDLENFKDYYSTRFLKNFVADISQTIKRDGKEHIDYVPTQIVTEYFRYIFDGETKIDGLIYPSAKIKNSKCCVLFFDSKQSLKELKFMPLSLVKKAIV; encoded by the coding sequence ATGAGCGGAGTTGACCAAGAACAACAAGATTTATGGACTAGAGGATTGAGCGGACTAAAAGATACTTTTGTATGTTCCTCACATATCCATGAATCCGCTATTATCAATTTCATAAAAAGAAATTCAAAAAAGGGGAATTGCAGTTACTGTAAGCGTTCAAAAAATGTAATTCCCTTCGAGAGATTGATGTTTTTCATGATGGAAGGCATTATGAATTTTTACGAAGATGCTGCAGAGTTTATGTCTTATGATTCAAGTGAAGGAGGCTATTTGGGAGAGACATACACTCAATGGGAACTTATAAATGACGAAATCGCTTTAGAAATCGACAATTATCAATTAAATGAAGACATAATAGATTGCATTGATGACAGAGCGTGGAGCGAGCCTAATAGATATTATGACAGTGACAGTGAAATATTAGTTTATCATTGTGACTATTTTAAAGACGTAACTAAACATAAATCTAGATACCTATTTGGTCGCAGCGACAATTTCAAAAGTTTTTCATACAATCAAAATGCCTATGATATTTTAGATGAAATTGGCTCAAAAGTGAAAGAGTTTGGGTTAATTAAACACATATCTCAAAAAGTAGAGTTATTTCGATGCAGACAACATAGCAAAACAGAAAAGATTTTCACAGCCTCGCAAATAGCATCACCTCCTGATGAATATGCATTGTACCCCAATAGAATGAGTCCTGCAGGAATATCAATGTTCTACTGTGCATTTAACAGTGACACAGCAATAGCAGAAACCTTGGACACATCCAATAAAGACAAAGATCACTTCACTGTTGTGACCTTTAAGCCTGAAAGAGTTCTAAGTGTAATAGATTTTAGTGATTTGCCCGTTCCTCCAAGTATATTTGACCTGGAAAATTTCAAAGACTATTATTCAACGAGGTTCCTAAAAAACTTCGTCGCCGACATTTCGCAAACTATCAAACGAGATGGGAAAGAGCATATAGATTATGTCCCAACACAAATTGTAACTGAATATTTTAGGTACATTTTTGACGGAGAAACAAAAATTGATGGACTAATTTATCCATCGGCAAAAATTAAGAACTCAAAATGTTGTGTATTATTTTTTGACAGCAAGCAATCACTGAAAGAGTTAAAATTTATGCCATTAAGTTTAGTTAAAAAAGCCATCGTATGA
- a CDS encoding mobile mystery protein B codes for MIRLQFYWGRNITFDKFFTEGFVKEVHRKMYSDVWKWAGEFRKTNKNIGVDKWEVSTELKYLLDDAHYWVKNDVYSPDEIAIRLKHCLVSIHCFPNGNGRHSRLMADLLIFRVYKKAEPFSWGAAELAKKDATREPYLNALKSADKGDVNPLIQFARS; via the coding sequence ATGATAAGGCTTCAATTTTATTGGGGACGTAATATTACGTTCGATAAATTTTTTACGGAAGGCTTTGTAAAGGAAGTACACCGTAAAATGTATAGCGATGTTTGGAAATGGGCGGGTGAGTTTCGCAAAACCAATAAAAATATTGGGGTAGATAAATGGGAAGTGTCAACAGAATTAAAATACTTGTTGGATGATGCGCATTATTGGGTAAAAAATGATGTGTATAGCCCGGATGAAATTGCCATTCGTTTGAAACACTGCCTGGTAAGCATTCATTGTTTCCCCAATGGTAATGGCCGTCATAGCCGGTTGATGGCCGATCTTCTTATTTTCCGAGTTTATAAAAAAGCAGAGCCTTTCAGTTGGGGTGCGGCCGAACTGGCAAAAAAAGATGCTACAAGAGAACCCTATTTGAACGCGCTAAAATCTGCAGATAAGGGTGATGTGAATCCTTTGATACAATTTGCAAGATCATAA
- a CDS encoding aminotransferase class IV produces the protein MLYSSLNGKIVPAGEAVLQVNDMAIQRGYGVFDFFKVVNGKPVFLEDHLNRLYRSIDALHLSIRQNKAALKREIESLVRKNALPECGVRITVTGGYASDGYSIVEPNCIITVQSLQLSRTIDQGIALMTYEHLRQLPGVKTIDYLMAVSLQSFMKSKGAQDILYYSNDMVTECPRSNFFIVNKDGVLQTPAYNVLEGVTRKKILDIAKAQGLEAEETMLTPDDVFNAKEAFITSTTKHILPVWQIDGKKIGSGTTGKLTRQLSESLIRLVFDAVSC, from the coding sequence ATGCTTTATTCATCCCTTAATGGTAAAATAGTTCCGGCCGGCGAAGCTGTATTGCAGGTAAATGATATGGCCATCCAGAGAGGATATGGCGTGTTTGATTTTTTTAAAGTGGTCAATGGCAAGCCTGTTTTCCTGGAAGACCATCTCAACAGGCTGTATCGTTCGATAGATGCTTTGCATCTTTCCATCCGGCAAAACAAGGCCGCTTTGAAGCGTGAGATTGAATCACTGGTTAGGAAGAATGCGTTGCCTGAATGTGGCGTGCGCATTACAGTTACAGGCGGTTATGCTTCCGATGGATATTCTATTGTTGAACCCAATTGTATCATTACTGTCCAGTCTTTGCAGCTATCCCGTACTATCGACCAGGGTATTGCTTTGATGACGTACGAACACCTCAGGCAATTACCAGGAGTGAAGACCATCGATTACTTAATGGCGGTCTCTTTGCAATCATTCATGAAATCGAAAGGGGCGCAGGATATCTTGTATTACAGTAATGATATGGTTACTGAATGCCCCAGGTCTAATTTTTTTATTGTGAATAAGGATGGCGTACTGCAAACACCTGCTTATAATGTATTAGAAGGCGTTACCCGGAAAAAAATATTGGATATAGCTAAGGCACAGGGGCTGGAAGCAGAGGAAACAATGCTAACCCCGGATGATGTTTTCAATGCAAAGGAGGCTTTTATTACCAGTACCACCAAGCATATTTTGCCCGTATGGCAAATCGATGGAAAAAAGATAGGCAGCGGAACAACGGGTAAGCTTACCCGTCAATTAAGTGAAAGCCTGATCCGCCTGGTGTTTGATGCTGTCTCCTGCTGA
- a CDS encoding P1 family peptidase, whose translation MKVVTNFVFLFLPLILSAQSFTHIRDLGIQPGVMKPGAFNAITDVPGVKVGHTTLIKADSIRTGVTAILPHGDNIFQQKVPAAVYAGNGFGKLSGTTQVQELGNIETPIVLTNTLAVGTAMNAVVEYTLQQKGNENVQSVNALVGETNDGYLNDIRGMHIKKEDVWDALKNAASGKVAEGNVGAGTGTVCYGFKGGIGTASRKLPVSLGAYTVGVLVQTNFGGVLQVDGVPVGKELKQFSFSNQLLNNVDGSCMIVVATDAPLDSRNLERLAKRAMLGLARTGGIASNGSGDYAIAFSTDPAVRVPYNSDTKLQQVPLLRNEDVTALFLAVIEATEEAIYNSLTAAESMTGKDGHKIEALPKDALLSLFKKYKRL comes from the coding sequence ATGAAAGTAGTTACCAATTTCGTTTTCCTGTTCCTTCCTTTAATTTTATCTGCTCAATCTTTTACACATATTCGCGATCTGGGTATACAACCGGGGGTAATGAAACCGGGTGCATTCAATGCGATCACGGATGTTCCGGGTGTAAAAGTGGGTCATACCACGCTGATCAAAGCAGATTCCATTCGAACAGGTGTTACAGCAATCCTCCCGCATGGAGATAATATCTTTCAACAAAAAGTACCGGCTGCAGTATATGCTGGCAATGGATTCGGGAAACTGTCTGGTACCACCCAGGTACAGGAGCTGGGCAATATTGAAACGCCCATTGTGCTTACCAATACACTGGCTGTTGGCACTGCCATGAACGCGGTGGTCGAATATACCCTGCAGCAGAAAGGAAATGAAAATGTACAATCTGTGAATGCTTTAGTGGGTGAAACCAATGACGGCTACCTCAACGATATACGGGGCATGCACATCAAAAAAGAGGACGTGTGGGATGCGTTGAAAAATGCCGCTTCCGGTAAAGTGGCCGAGGGAAATGTAGGTGCAGGAACAGGCACTGTGTGTTATGGTTTTAAAGGAGGTATCGGCACTGCTTCGAGAAAATTACCCGTGAGCCTCGGAGCCTATACGGTGGGTGTATTGGTGCAGACCAATTTTGGTGGTGTATTGCAGGTAGATGGTGTGCCGGTAGGAAAGGAACTGAAACAGTTCTCCTTCAGCAACCAATTGCTAAACAATGTAGATGGTTCCTGTATGATTGTTGTTGCCACCGATGCGCCATTAGACAGCCGCAACCTGGAGCGACTGGCCAAGCGAGCCATGCTGGGATTGGCGCGAACAGGAGGCATTGCCTCCAATGGCAGTGGTGATTATGCCATCGCTTTTTCAACAGACCCGGCTGTACGTGTGCCATACAACAGTGATACTAAGTTGCAGCAGGTGCCATTGCTTAGAAACGAAGATGTAACTGCTTTGTTCCTCGCTGTTATTGAAGCTACAGAAGAAGCGATCTATAATTCACTAACGGCCGCCGAAAGCATGACGGGTAAAGACGGACACAAAATAGAAGCCTTACCGAAAGACGCACTTTTATCGTTATTCAAAAAATATAAACGCCTGTAA
- a CDS encoding DUF1080 domain-containing protein yields MYIRKSIVIALIGWAAMAPQSSVHAQVTPTKTNSIAGGELVGRWDLTVLENGKERASWLEIEISGVKTLVGRFVASGGSARPVAKVLLNGNKFSFAIPPQWESSEKDMVLEGEPTAEGIKGVIHSSMGKDLSFTGVRAPMLTEKKKIHWGKPIRLFNGKDLTGWTTDRENNQWIVQNGELISPHSGANIITKEKFRDFKLHIEFKYKKNSNSGVYLRGRYETQILDSDPTEHPGSHLFGGIYGFLVPSEMAAIGPDQWQSYDITLVGRMVTVVANGKTIICNQEIPGITGGALDSKEGEPGPIYLQGDHGPVSFRNIVITPGE; encoded by the coding sequence ATGTACATCAGGAAAAGTATTGTAATTGCATTGATAGGATGGGCCGCTATGGCGCCACAATCATCTGTTCATGCGCAGGTAACTCCCACCAAGACCAACAGCATTGCCGGCGGAGAGCTGGTAGGAAGATGGGATCTTACCGTATTGGAAAATGGAAAAGAAAGGGCTTCTTGGCTGGAGATCGAGATTTCCGGCGTTAAAACCCTTGTGGGCCGATTCGTGGCTTCCGGCGGAAGTGCGAGACCGGTTGCCAAAGTATTATTGAATGGTAACAAGTTCTCTTTTGCCATCCCGCCACAATGGGAGTCGTCAGAGAAAGACATGGTACTGGAAGGAGAACCCACAGCCGAAGGGATCAAAGGAGTGATACATTCCAGCATGGGAAAAGACCTTTCTTTTACCGGCGTAAGGGCGCCGATGCTAACAGAGAAGAAAAAAATTCATTGGGGAAAACCCATCCGCCTGTTCAATGGTAAGGACCTCACCGGATGGACAACAGACAGAGAGAACAACCAATGGATTGTTCAAAACGGGGAATTGATTAGTCCGCATTCCGGCGCCAACATCATTACCAAAGAAAAGTTTCGCGATTTTAAACTGCACATTGAGTTCAAATACAAGAAGAACAGCAACAGTGGTGTGTATTTGAGGGGCCGCTACGAAACACAGATACTCGATAGTGACCCTACTGAACATCCGGGCAGCCATCTTTTTGGCGGCATTTACGGATTCCTCGTGCCTAGTGAAATGGCGGCCATCGGACCTGACCAATGGCAAAGTTATGATATTACATTGGTGGGCAGGATGGTTACGGTGGTTGCGAATGGCAAGACCATCATCTGCAACCAGGAGATACCGGGCATTACCGGCGGTGCGCTGGACAGCAAAGAAGGAGAACCGGGCCCCATTTACCTGCAGGGCGATCATGGTCCGGTGTCTTTTAGAAATATAGTGATCACACCAGGCGAATAA
- a CDS encoding Gfo/Idh/MocA family protein produces MKRDYNRRGFLKNLSMATGGILAGGMLAQSASAAYVERIRREILEGKTYGANDKINLALIGAGGMGSSDTNTALKVPGVKLVAVCDLYDGRLNDAKTKWGKDLFTTKHYKDILNRSDVDAVIIGTPDHWHKQISIDAMAAGKHVYCEKPMVHGVDEGPAVIAAQQKYNRVFQVGSQGLASLGNEKARELLKDGAIGKLNYAEGFWARRAPVEVWQYPIPEDASEQTVDWETFVSNTTHRPFDKMRFFRWRNYRDYGTAMAGDLFVHLFSSLHFITNSVGPDHIYATGGLRYWNDGREVPDVLIGTFDYPERTAHPGFNLSLRCNFVDGTSGTTYLRLIGSEGAMDVEWDRVTLRRNKSFDSHDPFMEAQLAKAGKSQETRKKMLPPESFVFQAEEGYKGAHYDHFNNFFTAIRNNGTVVEDAVFGYRAAAPALLCNDSYYSHKPIQWDPVNMKTIG; encoded by the coding sequence ATGAAAAGAGATTACAATCGTCGGGGATTCCTGAAAAATTTATCTATGGCCACCGGTGGCATATTAGCCGGCGGGATGCTGGCACAATCCGCTTCTGCCGCTTATGTTGAGCGCATCAGGCGGGAAATACTGGAAGGCAAAACCTATGGAGCCAATGACAAGATCAACCTGGCACTGATTGGTGCAGGAGGCATGGGTTCGTCAGATACCAATACCGCTTTGAAGGTACCTGGTGTGAAACTGGTGGCCGTTTGCGATCTGTACGATGGCCGGTTGAACGATGCAAAGACCAAATGGGGTAAAGACCTTTTTACTACCAAGCATTACAAAGACATCCTGAACAGGTCAGATGTGGATGCCGTGATCATTGGTACCCCGGATCACTGGCACAAACAAATATCGATAGATGCCATGGCCGCGGGCAAGCATGTGTATTGCGAGAAACCGATGGTACATGGTGTGGATGAAGGTCCCGCCGTGATCGCAGCCCAACAGAAATATAATAGGGTGTTCCAGGTGGGCAGCCAGGGCCTGGCTTCACTGGGTAATGAGAAAGCGCGTGAGCTGTTGAAAGACGGTGCCATTGGTAAGCTGAATTATGCAGAAGGTTTCTGGGCGCGTCGTGCACCGGTAGAAGTATGGCAATACCCCATTCCCGAAGATGCATCAGAGCAAACGGTGGATTGGGAAACTTTCGTAAGCAATACAACCCATCGCCCCTTCGATAAAATGCGTTTTTTCCGCTGGAGAAATTACCGCGATTATGGTACCGCCATGGCGGGCGATCTATTTGTGCACCTGTTCTCGAGCCTGCACTTTATTACCAACTCAGTTGGGCCCGATCATATTTATGCCACCGGCGGATTGCGTTACTGGAACGATGGACGCGAAGTACCGGATGTATTGATCGGCACGTTCGATTACCCCGAAAGAACTGCTCATCCGGGTTTCAACCTCTCATTGCGTTGTAATTTTGTGGATGGCACGAGCGGCACCACTTACCTGCGTTTGATTGGCAGCGAAGGTGCTATGGATGTAGAATGGGATCGTGTTACGTTACGAAGGAATAAGTCTTTCGATTCCCATGATCCTTTCATGGAAGCGCAGCTGGCAAAAGCAGGAAAAAGCCAGGAGACCAGGAAAAAGATGTTGCCTCCCGAATCATTTGTTTTCCAGGCGGAAGAAGGATATAAAGGCGCGCATTACGATCACTTCAATAATTTCTTCACGGCTATCCGTAATAACGGTACGGTAGTGGAAGATGCTGTTTTTGGTTACCGTGCTGCGGCGCCGGCGTTGCTCTGTAATGATAGTTATTACAGCCATAAACCCATTCAATGGGATCCGGTAAATATGAAAACGATAGGATAG
- a CDS encoding VOC family protein gives MNKPLTAIHHIAIICSDYERSKHFYTTILGLQIIREVHRQERQSYKLDLAIGDHYVIELFSFPSPPPRPSRPEACGLRHLAFSVSDIDEVIRHLNHHHIETEPIRVDQYTGRRFTFFTDPDGLPLELYEA, from the coding sequence ATGAACAAGCCGCTCACAGCCATACATCATATTGCCATCATCTGCTCCGATTATGAAAGGTCGAAGCATTTTTATACTACCATATTGGGTTTACAGATCATCCGTGAAGTGCACAGGCAGGAACGGCAGTCATATAAACTGGACCTGGCCATTGGTGACCATTATGTGATTGAACTGTTCTCTTTTCCCAGTCCGCCGCCGAGGCCTTCGAGGCCCGAAGCCTGCGGTTTGCGTCATCTTGCTTTTTCAGTGAGCGATATAGACGAGGTCATCAGGCATTTGAATCATCATCACATTGAAACAGAACCCATAAGGGTGGATCAATATACAGGCAGGCGGTTCACCTTTTTTACAGATCCTGATGGATTGCCCCTGGAGCTATATGAAGCGTAA
- the yiaK gene encoding 3-dehydro-L-gulonate 2-dehydrogenase: MRIHFADLEKILKQILLKLAFPEHKATLCARIFAQNSLDGVYSHGVNRFPLFVQYVREGLIDIHAEPELTGKNGLVEYWHGHSGPGVYNAHKAMERAIELAKENGIGCVMLHHTNHWMRGGAYGWQAADAGCVGICFTNTIANMPPWGGKDARIGNNPLVIAVPRAQGHVVLDMALSQYAYGKLQENALSNKSLAVPGGYDKDGNLSTNPGHIIESFRALPIGFWKGHGLSLMLDILLTSLTGGLSVAKITESGKEANLSQCFICISPNQLHQQQVEEIIAFTKSSPLAKDADNILYPGEQALRKRHENEKEGIPVHESVWEEILALQ; the protein is encoded by the coding sequence ATGAGAATTCACTTTGCGGACTTGGAGAAAATACTTAAGCAAATTTTATTGAAACTGGCATTCCCGGAACACAAAGCGACATTGTGTGCACGCATATTTGCACAGAATAGTTTAGATGGGGTGTACTCACACGGAGTTAACCGGTTCCCGCTCTTTGTACAATATGTGCGGGAGGGATTGATCGATATTCACGCAGAACCCGAACTTACCGGAAAGAACGGGTTGGTAGAATACTGGCATGGACATTCAGGGCCTGGAGTTTACAATGCGCATAAAGCCATGGAAAGAGCCATTGAACTGGCGAAGGAAAATGGGATCGGTTGTGTGATGCTCCATCATACGAATCATTGGATGCGCGGTGGCGCTTATGGATGGCAGGCGGCCGATGCGGGATGCGTCGGCATCTGTTTTACCAATACCATTGCCAATATGCCGCCATGGGGGGGTAAGGATGCCCGCATCGGTAATAATCCATTGGTTATAGCGGTTCCGAGAGCGCAAGGACATGTTGTACTGGATATGGCATTGTCGCAATACGCGTATGGAAAACTACAAGAGAATGCATTGAGTAATAAAAGCCTAGCTGTTCCGGGAGGCTACGATAAAGACGGTAACCTGTCCACTAATCCCGGGCACATTATAGAATCTTTCCGGGCACTGCCGATTGGATTCTGGAAAGGACATGGATTGTCTTTAATGCTGGATATTTTGCTCACTTCCCTTACCGGAGGACTTTCTGTTGCAAAAATCACGGAGAGTGGAAAAGAAGCCAACCTGTCGCAATGTTTTATATGTATATCACCTAACCAACTTCATCAACAGCAGGTGGAAGAAATTATAGCATTCACTAAATCGAGCCCCCTTGCTAAAGACGCAGATAATATTTTATATCCGGGAGAACAGGCTTTGAGGAAACGTCATGAAAATGAAAAGGAAGGAATTCCTGTGCATGAATCGGTTTGGGAAGAGATACTTGCCCTGCAGTAA
- a CDS encoding bile acid:sodium symporter family protein, with translation MTINRIVYKTAFSIAAILLVIAVIIAFTGEFLRTGPFLIGFFLCLSIGFMGFQYLKTFAYPFIIFAAVLAALYYPHHFVSIQGYKLTNLITPFLQLIMFGMGTSMSLGDFAGVVKMPKGVFIGVTSHYIIMPVIGYAIAKLSGFPPEIAAGIILIGCSPNGMASNVMSYLAKANLALSITITAVSTLLSPLMTPLLMKTLAGAYVEINFVEMMWGIFRMVIIPIGAGLLFNKFLSNRFHWLNAIMPLVSMFGITCTIVIITAAGRDSLLAIGPLLVLLVLLHNLAGYSLGYWSARLFRLNERDCRTVAIEVGMQNGSLASGIAKEMGKIATVGLAPAIFGPMMNITGSVLASYWHRKPLTRDSKDDNKNKIEIHENSLCGLGENT, from the coding sequence ATGACCATCAATAGAATTGTATATAAAACTGCATTCTCCATTGCTGCTATATTATTAGTAATTGCAGTTATAATAGCGTTCACAGGAGAATTTTTACGAACAGGGCCTTTCTTAATTGGTTTTTTCCTGTGCCTCTCCATTGGTTTCATGGGTTTTCAATACCTGAAAACATTCGCATATCCTTTTATCATTTTTGCGGCTGTATTAGCGGCATTGTATTACCCGCATCATTTTGTTTCGATTCAGGGATATAAATTGACAAACCTCATCACGCCCTTCTTACAGTTGATCATGTTTGGAATGGGCACATCTATGAGTCTTGGAGATTTTGCAGGGGTAGTGAAAATGCCCAAAGGCGTTTTTATCGGAGTTACAAGTCATTATATCATCATGCCGGTGATAGGATATGCCATTGCAAAACTGAGCGGCTTCCCGCCGGAAATAGCCGCTGGCATCATTCTCATAGGGTGTTCACCTAATGGTATGGCATCCAACGTTATGTCATACCTTGCAAAAGCCAACCTGGCGCTGTCCATTACCATAACGGCGGTATCGACTTTGCTGTCGCCGTTAATGACACCATTATTGATGAAGACCCTCGCAGGAGCTTATGTAGAGATCAATTTTGTAGAAATGATGTGGGGTATTTTCAGGATGGTGATCATTCCTATTGGTGCCGGGTTGTTGTTCAATAAGTTTTTATCGAACAGGTTTCACTGGCTCAATGCTATAATGCCATTGGTTTCCATGTTCGGTATCACGTGTACGATCGTTATTATTACGGCAGCAGGCAGGGATAGCCTGCTTGCGATCGGCCCATTGTTAGTGCTGCTGGTTTTGTTGCATAATCTGGCCGGTTATAGCCTGGGGTATTGGTCGGCTCGCCTGTTCAGGCTCAATGAAAGGGATTGCCGCACAGTTGCTATTGAAGTAGGCATGCAAAATGGAAGCCTGGCTTCCGGCATTGCCAAGGAAATGGGAAAGATTGCCACCGTGGGGTTGGCGCCGGCTATTTTTGGACCCATGATGAATATCACGGGTTCCGTGCTGGCTTCTTATTGGCATAGAAAGCCTTTAACAAGGGATAGTAAAGACGACAATAAAAATAAAATAGAGATTCATGAGAATTCACTTTGCGGACTTGGAGAAAATACTTAA